One window of Dysidea avara chromosome 11, odDysAvar1.4, whole genome shotgun sequence genomic DNA carries:
- the LOC136237913 gene encoding leucine-rich repeat-containing protein 51-like: MSLKRLKKNLKETKPAIDTHKTILIPLDYSFKALSDFSEVLLEKPRGRDWKPNESLEDEMTSDSGKLIITQSDAEVVRLNNNMLSSWDGFSDTFHTLLLSPLQLSWIDLSFNDLKSIHACLLEFANLSVLYFYGNNVSKLSEVDKLGGFVNLRTLAVHGNPIESSDGYRQYVLSRVPQLKCLDFSTVTKSDRVTADVWKRMIAPKKTKTKPPTDDTK, encoded by the exons ATGTCACTAAAGCGACTGAAGAAGAATCTCAAGGAAACCAAGCCAGCCATCGACACGCATAAAACGATATTAATTCCACTAGATTATTCGTTTAAGGCGTTGAGTGATTTTTCAG AGGTTCTACTTGAGAAACCTCGAGGTCGTGACTGGAAGCCGAACGAG TCACTTGAGGATGAAATGACTAGTGATTCTGGTAAACTGATCATTACACAATCTGATGCTGAAGTGGTCAGGCTTAATAACAATATGTTGTCAAGTTGGGATGGATTTTCAGACACATTCCACACATTGTTACTCTCACCACTTCAACTGTCATGGATTGATCTATCCTTCAATGATTTAAAGTCCATCCATGCG TGTCTACTGGAGTTTGCTAATCTCAGTGTGCTATACTTCTACGGCAACAATGTCTCAAAACTTTCAGAGGTGGACAAACTTGGAGGATTTGTGAATTTAAGAACTCTTGCTGTTCATGGTAACCCAATTGAGAGCTCGGATGGATACAGGCAATATGTGTTATCAAGAGTGCCCCAACTTAAATGCCTTGACTTTAGTACTGTTACTAAATCTGATCGTGTAACAGCTGACGTGTGGAAGAGGATGATTGCACCAAAGAAAACCAAAACTAAACCACCTACAGATGACACTAAATGA
- the LOC136237915 gene encoding ragulator complex protein LAMTOR1-like: MGDCCSKEDEEGTGESVTSPLLGGNAGRTQTKPMQQNYGVHGGSQYPSMSRSDEESQLTNIVQQTVNDVIDVSILEHHSVESAEVTGRTREYHSKVNSVRANRNNRLPNSTSAPHVVLSRELVSPSDIRFISERAQSTSEALSNLDVKQGEPLVVQFATI; this comes from the exons ATGGGTGATTGTTGCTCGAAAGAGGACGAAGAAGGGACG GGAGAATCCGTAACTTCACCGCTACTCGGTGGTAACGCCGGACGAACACAGACGAAACCAATGCAACA AAATTATGGAGTACACGGCGGTTCACAGTACCCATCCATGAGTAGAAGCGATGAAGAGTCCCAATTGACAAATATTGTTCAACAAACAGTAAA TGATGTAATAGACGTTAGCATATTGGAACATCATAGTGTAGAAAGTGCAGAAGTGACCGGTAGAACGAGAGAGTATCA CTCAAAGGTGAATTCAGTTCGTGCTAATAGAAATAACAGACTTCCTAATTCTACATCAGCACCACATGTAGTTCTGTCAAGAGAACTAGTTTCACCATCAGACATCAGATTT ATTTCTGAACGAGCTCAGTCAACCTCAGAGGCATTAAGTAACTTGGATGTGAAACAAGGAGAACCATTGGTAGTACAATTTGCAACCATATAG
- the LOC136237909 gene encoding asparaginyl-tRNA synthetase-like, producing MKLLSLVRSLRIQARTLHCGVLHCDAAKGVKRVSTIRECLELSADSHVLNTRGCVQAVRKHKDVVFIDISDGSTSSCLQVVFDANKVPSAIDVTLGSSVAVTGQLCTARTQVELQANNVEVIGTCDPVNFPFKAHGRHPLEYMRHYPHLRPKTREFSSLLRIRNAATMAVHDFFQRHGYLLVHTPIITSCDCEGAGEMFTVSSTSHDNFFGSSAHLTVSGQLHAEAMTCAAIPVYTFGPTFRAEESHTKRHLSEFYMIEAEIPFTQHINDVAIVIEELYKYVVRKLLEQCNDDINLAVKKAGHDESYKERLLQSTEEPFKYIAYTEAVELLKSRHKQSQFQFEPKWGDDLHIEHERFIIDYHKDTPTFVTDFPRKLKPFYSRSQQDEQTTASLDLLVPHVGELAGGTLREERLDKLEHRLKELEINEEHYGWYLDLRRFGTLPHGGFGMGFERLLQVILDWDVRDTIPFPRYHQSCKL from the exons ATGAAGTTGCTGTCGTTAGTTCGAAGTCTCAGAATCCAAGCTAGGACTTTGCACTGCGGTGTATTACATTGTGATGCTGCAAAAGGTGTTAAGCGTGTCTCCACCATCAGAGAATGCTTGGAATTATCAGCTGACAGTCACGTATTGAACACCAGG GGTTGTGTACAAGCTGTCAGGAAGCACAAAGATGTTGTATTCATTGATATCAGTGATGGATCGACCTCATCTTGTTTGCAAGTGGTCTTTGATGCTAACAAAGTGCCCAG TGCTATTGATGTGACGTTGGGTAGTTCAGTAGCTGTTACTGGACAATTGTGCACTGCACGGACACAAGTAGAACTACAAGCAAACAATGTTGAAGTGATTGGCACTTGTGACCCTGTA AATTTTCCTTTCAAAGCTCATGGACGTCACCCACTGGAGTATATGAGACACTATCCTCACCTGCGTCCAAAAACAAGAGAATTTTCTTCACTTCTGAGAATCAGAAATGCTGCCACAATGGCTGTGCATGACTTTTTCcag AGACATGGTTATTTGTTGGTCCACACTCCAATCATAACTTCATGTGATTGTGAAGGAGCTGGAGAGATGTTTACTGTGTCT TCAACTAGCCATGACAACTTCTTTGGCTCCTCAGCCCACCTCACAGTATCAGGCCAGCTACATGCTGAAGCAATGACATG TGCCGCTATTCCAGTCTACACCTTTGGACCAACATTTAGAGCAGAAGAATCGCACACTAAACGTCACCTCTCGGAGTTCTATATGATTGAAGCTGAAATTCCCTTTACTCAACATATAAACGATGTGGCAATT GTCATTGAAGAACTGTACAAATATGTGGTGAGAAAATTATTGGAGCAATGTAATGATGACATTAATCTGGCTGTGAAGAAAGCTGGTCATGATGAGAGTTACAAA GAAAGGTTACTACAAAGCACAGAGGAACCATTCAAATA CATTGCGTATACAGAAGCTGTGGAACTCTTAAAATCAAGACACAAGCAAAGCCAATTCCAGTTTGAACCTaag TGGGGAGATGACCTACATATTGAACATGAACGTTTCATCATTGACTACCACAAAGATACTCCAACTTTTGTGACAGATTTTCCTCGAAAGCTCAAGCCATTTTATTCACGAAGTCAACAAGATGAGCAAACG ACAGCTTCATTAGATCTGCTGGTACCTCATGTTGGGGAATTAGCTGGTGGAACTCTCCGAGAAGAAAGACTAGATAAACTTGAACACAGATTAAAAGAATTAGAAATTAATGAAGAGCACTATGGATG GTATTTGGATCTAAGACGATTTGGTACCCTGCCACATGGGGGATTTGGAATGGGGTTTGAGCGTCTCCTACAAGTCATCCTGGACTGGGACGTTAGGGACACAATTCCATTCCCACGTTACCACCAATCTTGTAAATTATGA
- the LOC136237912 gene encoding putative Ras-related protein Rab-33 — MAVYSSSKVSLREDPNGWMRVKKLPEVLKIVLLGDSGVGKTSLGYQFAEGTALKKPQLTVGFDYWRKDVLIEDTPVKLEIWDTAGTEEYRKSMIPQYYRNVDGVLMVFDLTNEKSFQSLEFWMQELKRYRGMENLVVVLVGNKKDKVEEVKITEAMVSRFNMNYHIMDYFETSSQKEEYYEQTRNAFMAIANKMFELRMDMTVSLARSIITLEDEWVMVSAPDIPRRRSIKSCCKL; from the exons ATGGCAGTTTACAGCAGCTCTAAAGTCTCACTGCGTGAGGATCCTAATGGTTGGATGAGGGTAAAGAAACTCCCGGAGGTTTTAAAAATCGTGTTACTCGGAGACTCTGGCGTTGGCAAGACTTCACTGGGGTACCAGTTTGCTGAGGGAACGGCGTTGAAGAAGCCTCAATTGACGGTGGGATTTGACTACTGGCGAAAAGATGTTTTGATCGAAGACACACCCGTGAAG CTTGAGATTTGGGACACTGCTGGAACAGAGGAATACAGAAAGTCGATGATACCACAGTACTACAGAAATGTGGATGGAGTCTTAATGGTTTTTGATCTCACCAATGAAAAATCCTTTCAGAGTTTGGAATTCTGGATGCAAGAGTTGAAGCGTTACAGAGGCATGGAGAACTTGGTTGTTGTACTAGTCGGAAACAAGAAAGACAAAGTTGAAGAAGTAAAGATTACTGAAGCAATGGTATCACGATTTAACATGAACTATCACATCATGGACTACTTTGAGACTAGTTCTCAGAAAGAAGAATACTACGAACAGACAAGAAATGCCTTTATGGCTATTGCAAATAAGATGTTTGAGCTTCGAATGGACATGACCGTATCCCTGGCACGATCTATCATAACCCTAGAAGATGAATGGGTGATGGTGTCAGCTCCAGATATACCCCGCAGAAGATCAATCAAATCCTGTTGTAaactttaa
- the LOC136237914 gene encoding dynactin subunit 3-like: protein MDARKVVDQGYLDSLGDRIERMRVKLLDNYEFGKDRKPILKELRDLERRVTELGSRENIKNTWAEIKELDTLLSPEYVQKLGTSDEVKTEVVLHRADEIEQVSSQLAEVNELKDYINLKNVQDIETLEKKVITQSQLHIFQQSSVAELSKEVTDMVANYNTIVEGLSQKFLEMDKLLTKLEADK from the coding sequence ATGGACGCGCGTAAGGTTGTTGACCAAGGATATCTCGATTCACTTGGTGATCGCATTGAACGAATGAGAGTCAAACTTCTGGACAACTACGAATTTGGGAAAGATCGTAAACCAATCCTGAAGGAACTCCGCGATTTGGAACGAAGGGTGACAGAACTTGGATCACGTGAAAACATTAAAAACACTTGGGCAGAAATCAAGGAATTAGACACTCTTCTCTCTCCTGAGTATGTTCAGAAGTTGGGAACAAGTGACGAAGTGAAGACAGAAGTCGTCCTACACAGAGCAGATGAAATAGAGCAAGTATCATCTCAGCTAGCTGAAGTGAATGAACTAAAAGACTACATTAACTTGAAGAATGTACAAGACATTGAAACACTAGAGAAGAAGGTTATAACTCAGTCACAGTTACATATTTTCCAGCAGTCTTCAGTGGCAGAATTGTCCAAAGAGGTTACCGACATGGTAGCTAACTACAATACCATAGTGGAAGGACTATCGCAGAAATTCTTGGAGATGGATAAGCTGCTTACCAAGTTAGAAGCAGATAAATGA
- the LOC136237907 gene encoding uncharacterized protein, with amino-acid sequence MAAGGSMSDVELRQRLKMAGIDPGPITSDTRDLYVRALRRNSQSGIVKPAPQQDKKVRNLEIRLTPARPPKRKPSLDREESTTKKFKYGREYGGLVGQTNFNTSGSNNSVGITMGTDSDSSNAEGDDDCFIAEASPSPPRGFVSPMQSEPSVLTKVAGTLQLIGSGVRGFVQKNFSADGPIMKAAARLNPSSHRGSPNMKRPQRRISVPPKSPQKKVNLHRGSTSDVPIEIPTPTCSHIVERVTNMVKYDWELQPGDVQICQRPDGSNWYLGRGGFGEVFKGIKDGVDEIAIKVIKVSSPVVVEQFKQEINTISTLRHRHILQFYGACTHPTCLYMVTELMQTDLYSALRKDSRYFWSGKFGREVAVGIASGLHYLHSRKPAMVHRDIKSPNILLMDGLSKIADVGLARSKANSDMTAQRGFTVAWAAPEVVYRRRATEKIDIWSFGVILWEIVSGSIPHVGQLVMPKSSPIAVQHLFHQCTAEDPTLRPTAAETIVRLKEH; translated from the coding sequence atggcCGCTGGTGGCAGTATGTCAGATGTTGAATTACGCCAAAGACTGAAGATGGCTGGTATAGATCCAGGACCGATTACAAGTGATACTAGAGACTTGTACGTCAGAGCATTGCGGCGGAATAGCCAGTCAGGGATAGTAAAGCCCGCTCCACAGCAAGACAAGAAAGTGCGAAATTTAGAAATTCGCCTGACACCTGCTAGACCCCCAAAGAGGAAACCGTCGCTTGACCGCGAAGAATCCACCACGAAGAAATTCAAATATGGCCGCGAATATGGCGGGCTTGTTGGCCAAACTAATTTCAACACTTCTGGTAGCAACAACAGTGTTGGGATTACCATGGGTACAGACAGCGATAGTTCTAATGCTGAGGGAGATGATGATTGTTTCATTGCAGAGGCCTCGCCTAGCCCTCCAAGGGGCTTTGTTTCTCCAATGCAGTCAGAGCCATCAGTACTTACTAAGGTTGCAGGGACTTTGCAGTTGATTGGATCAGGTGTGAGGGGATTTGTGCAGAAAAATTTCAGTGCTGATGGACCAATAATGAAAGCAGCAGCTCGGCTAAATCCTTCATCACATAGAGGTAGTCCCAACATGAAGCGACCACAAAGGAGAATTAGTGTACCACCAAAGTCACCACAGAAAAAAGTAAATTTGCACAGAGGTTCAACAAGTGATGTGCCAATTGAAATTCCAACTCCAACATGTAGTCATATTGTTGAGAGAGTAACTAATATGGTGAAATATGATTGGGAATTACAACCTGGTGATGTTCAAATATGCCAGCGACCTGATGGTTCTAACTGGTACTTGGGCCGAGGTGGTTTTGGCGAGGTGTTTAAAGGAATCAAAGATGGTGTTGATGAGATTGCAATCAAAGTAATCAAGGTATCCTCACCAGTAGTTGTAGAACAATTCAAACAAGAGATCAACACGATCAGCACATTACGACATAGACATATACTACAGTTCTACGGAGCTTGCACACACCCCACCTGTTTATATATGGTCACAGAACTAATGCAGACAGACTTGTATAGTGCACTGAGAAAAGACTCAAGATATTTCTGGAGTGGAAAGTTTGGCAGGGAAGTAGCAGTTGGTATTGCATCTGGTCTACATTACCTGCATTCACGGAAACCTGCTATGGTGCATAGAGACATTAAGAGTCCAAACATTTTATTAATGGATGGACTATCAAAGATTGCCGACGTTGGATTGGCTAGGTCAAAGGCTAACTCAGACATGACTGCTCAAAGAGGCTTCACTGTTGCATGGGCAGCTCCAGAGGTTGTCTATCGTAGACGGGCAACAGAAAAAATAGATATTTGGAGCTTTGGTGTTATTCTTTGGGAGATTGTATCAGGCTCTATACCCCATGTAGGGCAACTAGTTATGCCAAAAAGTAGCCCTATTGCTGTACAACATTTGTTTCACCAGTGTACAGCAGAAGATCCAACACTGCGACCCACAGCTGCTGAAACAATTGTAAGATTAAAAGAACATTGA
- the LOC136237910 gene encoding magnesium transporter NIPA2-like, translating to MADPIGTSINIATADPTLTPSPTSEVTTVCTKVIVEVGHDKDKDFWIGFTLAVSSSLFIGTSFIVKKKGLLRVARNSNQRAGSGGYGYLLEWLWWTGLITMIVGEAANFTAYGFAPAILVTPLGALSVIVSAILSSIILKERLNIHGKLGCFLCILGSTIIVINAPSEKNIESLQEIGTRMADFYFIAYTLLVIGASVYLIFYVAPEYGQKNIMVYISICSLIGSLSVMACKGLSIALKLTISGNNQLWNPLAWFFIISVAGCIMTQMNYLNKALDIFNTSLVTPIYYVMFTSFTIVASAILFQEWYDVSGVDAANAIMGFFTIICGVFLLHAFKDLKFTLDDLIKLTRQSGRNGTQTSTDSQHVIEMDNLPNGIVRPKRTNSTPAIAQTTLLVDDTAVDSDAKESDIFITRELDR from the exons ATGGCCGATCCAA TCGGAACCTCGATCAATATCGCCACCGCCGATCCTACACTGACGCCAAGCCCTACTTCAGAAGTAACTACAGTGTGTACAAAAGTCATAGTAGAAGTTGGCCATGACAAGGACAAAGATTTCTGGATTGGATTCACCTTGGCAGTGAGTTCCAGTTTATTTATTGGCACAAGTTTTATTGTGAAGAAGAAAGGTCTTTTACGTGTTGCCAGAAACTCAAACCAAAGAGCAG GTAGTGGCGGTTATGGCTATTTATTGGAATGGCTCTGGTGGACAGGCTTGATAACAA TGATTGTTGGTGAAGCAGCAAATTTCACTGCTTACGGATTTGCTCCAGCTATTTTAGTGACACCTTTAGGAGCATTAAGTGTCATTGTCAG TGCAATTCTATCTTCAATCATTCTCAAAGAGAGACTCAATATTCATGGGAAACTTGGTTGCTTTCTGTGCATCCTTGGATCCACGATAATCGTCATTAATGCACCCAGTGAGAAAAATATTGAGAGCCTGCAAGAGATTGGAACAAGAATGGCAGATTTTT ATTTCATAGCGTACACATTATTGGTAATTGGTGCTTCAGTCTACCTGATATTTTACGTTGCCCCAGAGTATGGCCAGAAGAACATAATGGTGTATATCTCTATTTGTTCGCTGATCGGTTCTCTGTCGGTGATGGCATGTAAGGGCCTCAGCATTGCTTTGAAGCTTACCATTTCAGGGAATAACCAACTGTGGAATCCACTGGCTTGGTTTTTCATTATTTCAGTTGCTGGTTGTATCATGACTCAGATGAATTATTTAAATAAAGCTTTGGACATTTTCAACACGTCGCTGGTGACACCCATTTACTATGTGATGTTTACTTCATTTACAATTGTGGCATCTGCTATTTTGTTTCAAGAGTGGTATGATGTTTCTGGAGTCGATGCTGCCAATGCCATTATGGGATTTTTTACAATAATCTGTGGCGTATTTCTCTTACACGCTTTTAAAGATTTGAAATTCACGCTGGATGATCTCATTAAGCTTACAAGACAATCTGGACGAAATGGTACACAAACCAGTACAGATTCACAGCATGTAATAGAAATGGACAATTTACCGAATGGAATAGTGCGTCCAAAGAGGACCAATAGCACACCAGCTATTGCACAAACAACATTGCTAGTAGATGATACAGCTGTGGACAGTGATGCAAAAGAATCGGACATTTTCATAACCAGAGAATTGGACAGATGA